In Paenibacillus sp. FSL R7-0345, a single window of DNA contains:
- a CDS encoding phosphotransferase has product MTDIGMLGIPGADTWRRIEPVLKGWSGDKKYYIEDNAGTKLLLRLSEASTLERKTAEFAVIRKFNRLNFPMSQALRMGTCADGQVYMLLTWVEGIPLEDCLTGLPDQEQYRLGAEAGGFLREIHGIRSDKDLSGWEAAMQAKILRRIKEYEDCPYRLENDSVAIGYVQENIGLIHNVEKVYHHGDFHAGNLLYTPAGGIGVIDFNRWDIADYAEEFYKVQFFDRKLSIPFAKGKLEGYFAGPPPESFWQRQVLYVAYSSLFSIKWAIPFGEAEVQGMIAIARQAFQDYDDFHRLIPRWYAE; this is encoded by the coding sequence ATGACAGATATCGGCATGCTCGGCATTCCCGGTGCAGACACTTGGCGGAGGATTGAGCCGGTGTTAAAGGGCTGGTCTGGCGACAAGAAATATTATATAGAAGATAATGCAGGGACGAAGCTGCTGCTCCGGCTGTCGGAGGCCAGTACCCTGGAACGGAAAACAGCAGAATTTGCAGTCATCCGGAAGTTTAACCGTCTGAACTTTCCTATGTCGCAGGCTCTCCGTATGGGTACCTGCGCCGATGGGCAGGTATATATGCTGCTGACCTGGGTTGAGGGGATTCCGCTGGAGGATTGTCTGACCGGACTACCTGACCAGGAACAATACAGGCTGGGAGCAGAGGCGGGCGGATTTCTCCGCGAAATCCACGGCATCCGCAGCGATAAGGATCTGTCCGGCTGGGAAGCAGCCATGCAGGCCAAGATCCTGAGAAGGATTAAGGAATACGAGGATTGTCCTTACAGACTGGAGAACGATTCTGTTGCTATCGGTTATGTACAGGAGAATATCGGACTTATTCATAACGTGGAGAAGGTATATCATCACGGGGATTTCCATGCCGGCAATCTGCTGTACACCCCGGCAGGCGGGATTGGCGTCATTGACTTCAACCGCTGGGATATTGCCGATTACGCCGAGGAATTCTATAAGGTCCAGTTTTTTGACCGGAAGCTGAGCATTCCCTTTGCCAAAGGCAAGCTGGAAGGCTACTTTGCAGGTCCGCCGCCGGAGTCTTTCTGGCAGAGACAGGTACTGTATGTGGCATACAGCTCGCTTTTTTCAATCAAATGGGCGATTCCCTTCGGGGAAGCAGAGGTTCAGGGGATGATCGCTATCGCCAGGCAGGCTTTTCAGGATTACGATGATTTCCACAGACTGATTCCGCGCTGGTATGCAGAGTAA
- a CDS encoding HEAT repeat domain-containing protein, whose protein sequence is MTNEELNQELPENYSELKKAAGRTADWRARLAAVEELGNWNHKQVIDILNRLMTSDPVYTVQEAAYRKLSAFGEEVTAPSKSKPELFKGIGKIMLRIKKSLPREHTYEDFKEKLQKMRIDIYDAYEGEKGEEFDKWLEQQWQSAK, encoded by the coding sequence TTGACTAATGAAGAACTGAACCAAGAGCTGCCGGAGAACTATTCGGAGCTGAAGAAGGCGGCAGGCCGGACTGCGGACTGGAGAGCGCGCCTTGCGGCTGTTGAGGAGCTGGGCAACTGGAATCACAAGCAAGTTATTGATATTCTGAATCGCCTGATGACCAGCGATCCTGTATATACCGTTCAAGAAGCTGCGTACCGGAAGCTGAGTGCTTTCGGTGAAGAAGTAACCGCACCGTCCAAGAGCAAGCCTGAGCTGTTCAAAGGGATCGGCAAGATTATGCTGCGCATCAAGAAGAGTCTTCCGCGTGAGCACACCTACGAAGACTTCAAGGAGAAGCTGCAGAAGATGCGGATCGACATCTACGATGCATATGAAGGCGAGAAGGGCGAAGAATTCGACAAGTGGCTGGAGCAGCAGTGGCAGTCAGCGAAATAG
- a CDS encoding AMP-binding protein codes for MEQHPPDKIALKWLHENGSCEQITYGELRKQANRLAGGLAGLGLHKGDRVLVMVPRRIIAYVIYLACLKLGLAVIPSSEMLRAKDLSYRLRHSEARAVIVWSEVTGEVNKITDDLPALDYRLSVSGNKDELEEGWRDLESLMEGQPDFLETPVTSRDDIAILAYTSGTTGNPKAVVHSHGWGYAHLRITSPQWLEIRESDTVWATAAPGWQKWIWSPFLTVLGNGATGFVYNGSFHPDRYLQLLQDEGIQVLCCTPTEYRLMAKTEGLSRYDLSKLRCAVSAGEPLNQEVINTFQQHFDITIRDGYGQTESTLIIAALKDDPIRIGSMGKSIAPGIAEVIDEDGNPVPPNVVGDIAVHLSMPALFKTYYKDPDRKANATHGEYFVTGDRARKDEDGYFWFEGRGDDIIISSGYTIGPFEVEDALMKHALVKECAVVASPDEIRGSVVKAFIVLKDGNAGSPELVKELQSHVKEMTAPYKYPRKIEFISDLPKTTSGKIRRVELREQEKREAQQ; via the coding sequence ATGGAACAGCATCCGCCGGATAAGATTGCACTTAAATGGCTACATGAAAATGGAAGCTGCGAGCAAATCACCTACGGGGAACTGCGTAAGCAGGCCAACCGGCTTGCCGGCGGACTTGCCGGACTGGGACTTCATAAAGGCGACCGTGTGCTGGTCATGGTACCGCGCCGCATTATCGCTTACGTTATTTATCTGGCCTGCCTCAAGCTTGGCCTTGCCGTTATCCCTTCTTCTGAAATGCTGCGGGCCAAGGATTTGTCCTACCGCCTGCGCCACTCGGAGGCCAGAGCCGTTATTGTCTGGTCAGAGGTGACCGGCGAAGTTAACAAGATCACTGATGATCTGCCAGCGCTCGACTATCGCCTGTCGGTATCAGGAAATAAGGACGAGCTTGAAGAAGGCTGGAGGGATCTGGAGAGCCTGATGGAAGGACAACCTGATTTCCTGGAGACACCCGTCACCAGCCGCGACGATATTGCTATCCTGGCCTATACCTCCGGTACCACCGGCAACCCCAAGGCAGTCGTGCATTCCCACGGCTGGGGTTATGCCCATCTGCGGATTACTTCTCCGCAGTGGCTGGAAATCCGTGAATCAGACACCGTCTGGGCTACTGCAGCGCCGGGCTGGCAGAAATGGATCTGGAGCCCGTTCCTGACAGTGCTCGGCAATGGGGCTACCGGCTTTGTCTACAACGGTTCCTTCCATCCAGACCGTTATCTGCAGCTGCTGCAGGATGAGGGCATTCAGGTCTTATGCTGCACCCCTACGGAATACCGCCTGATGGCGAAGACTGAAGGACTGTCACGGTATGATCTGTCCAAGCTGCGCTGTGCCGTATCTGCAGGCGAGCCGCTGAACCAGGAGGTCATCAACACCTTCCAGCAGCATTTCGATATTACGATCCGCGACGGCTACGGTCAGACAGAGAGCACGCTGATTATCGCTGCCCTCAAGGATGATCCGATCCGGATCGGTTCTATGGGCAAGTCGATTGCTCCCGGAATTGCCGAAGTCATTGACGAGGACGGAAATCCGGTTCCTCCAAATGTTGTGGGCGATATTGCGGTGCATCTCAGCATGCCTGCCCTGTTCAAGACTTACTACAAGGATCCGGACCGCAAAGCCAATGCCACGCATGGCGAGTATTTCGTAACCGGGGACCGGGCGCGCAAGGATGAAGACGGTTATTTCTGGTTCGAGGGCCGCGGTGACGATATTATCATCAGCTCCGGCTACACCATCGGCCCGTTCGAGGTTGAGGATGCGCTGATGAAGCATGCACTGGTTAAGGAATGCGCCGTTGTCGCCAGTCCCGATGAGATCCGCGGCTCTGTCGTCAAGGCCTTCATTGTCCTGAAAGACGGCAATGCAGGTTCACCTGAGCTGGTTAAGGAGCTGCAGAGTCACGTCAAGGAAATGACGGCGCCTTACAAATATCCGCGTAAAATCGAATTCATCAGCGACTTGCCGAAAACAACCTCCGGCAAGATCCGCCGCGTAGAGCTGCGTGAGCAGGAAAAACGTGAGGCCCAGCAATAA
- a CDS encoding methyl-accepting chemotaxis protein: MQANKLEQLQDMLSVIQQTYPEDAAVVLADTDKVLAYLPGQQIDLKVPVGAPIEKFKGTVSYRAMETAAVQREERGAEAFGVSYLSSAVPVIENGTVIGVIAAMVSTHRAASLQDGAQELSSLVQEMTATSEEVNRSAQGVTERLDELAGHSRDMVRDIENSFEILSTVKRIADQSHMLGLNAAIEAARAGEQGRGFGVVATEIRKLAGDSHSLVQNIHSQLAGMKQAILQMDRSIQEIKGFSQHQGQSMQELSRAYEHVARTATDLSNL, encoded by the coding sequence ATGCAGGCGAATAAACTAGAACAATTGCAGGACATGCTTAGTGTAATCCAGCAGACGTATCCGGAAGATGCGGCTGTGGTGCTGGCTGATACAGACAAGGTGCTGGCGTATCTTCCGGGTCAGCAGATTGACTTGAAGGTTCCGGTCGGGGCTCCGATAGAAAAATTCAAAGGAACCGTTTCCTACAGAGCCATGGAGACAGCAGCTGTTCAGCGGGAGGAGCGGGGAGCGGAAGCTTTCGGTGTCTCTTATCTTTCTTCGGCGGTGCCCGTTATCGAGAACGGAACCGTAATCGGCGTTATTGCCGCGATGGTTTCAACCCACCGTGCAGCATCGCTTCAGGATGGGGCGCAGGAGCTGTCCTCCCTGGTTCAGGAGATGACCGCCACCTCGGAAGAAGTGAACCGTTCGGCGCAGGGGGTTACGGAGCGGCTGGATGAGCTGGCGGGCCATTCGCGTGACATGGTGCGTGATATTGAGAACAGCTTTGAAATTCTGTCTACTGTCAAAAGAATAGCCGACCAGTCGCATATGCTCGGACTGAACGCGGCAATTGAAGCGGCACGGGCGGGAGAGCAGGGCAGGGGCTTCGGCGTAGTGGCGACTGAGATCCGCAAGCTGGCTGGTGACAGCCATTCGCTCGTGCAGAATATCCATTCCCAGCTGGCCGGCATGAAGCAGGCCATCCTGCAGATGGACCGGTCGATACAGGAGATTAAAGGCTTTTCCCAGCACCAGGGCCAGTCGATGCAGGAGCTGAGCCGGGCGTATGAGCATGTTGCCCGTACAGCAACTGACTTATCAAATCTGTAG
- a CDS encoding GNAT family N-acetyltransferase — protein MKPSHFDEIFTIMEASFPVSEIRTYSGQKALLDNPHYRIYTEQDEGGRLIAFLAAWEFLELRFVEHIAVSPDVRSGGTGRRLMNSYLARSPKPVLLEVEPPQGELEQRRIGFYERLGFHLNPYDYVQPPLRSGQQELPLHIMTYPRPVSAEEFRLYRNILYTQVYQEAAPGSE, from the coding sequence ATGAAGCCTTCACACTTTGATGAGATTTTCACCATTATGGAAGCCTCGTTTCCTGTAAGCGAGATAAGAACCTATAGCGGCCAAAAGGCTTTGCTGGACAACCCTCATTACCGGATTTACACCGAACAGGATGAGGGCGGCCGGCTTATTGCTTTTTTGGCAGCCTGGGAGTTTCTGGAACTTCGATTTGTTGAACATATTGCCGTAAGTCCGGACGTCCGCAGCGGGGGAACCGGCCGCAGGCTGATGAATAGCTATCTTGCGCGTTCCCCCAAACCGGTGCTGCTTGAGGTAGAGCCGCCGCAAGGTGAACTGGAACAGCGTAGAATCGGCTTTTACGAACGGCTTGGGTTTCATCTTAATCCTTATGATTATGTGCAGCCCCCGCTGCGCTCCGGACAGCAGGAGCTGCCGCTGCACATTATGACGTATCCACGTCCTGTAAGCGCAGAGGAGTTCCGGCTGTACCGGAATATACTGTATACACAGGTCTATCAAGAGGCTGCCCCTGGCAGCGAATAA
- a CDS encoding DUF4023 family protein, with protein MNTHEFVAKFQENQRKAEKNKRRGQGSPQARLANKTHSTNK; from the coding sequence ATGAACACCCATGAATTTGTAGCAAAATTTCAGGAGAACCAGCGCAAGGCGGAGAAGAACAAACGCCGGGGGCAGGGATCCCCGCAGGCCAGACTGGCCAACAAGACCCACAGCACCAATAAGTAA
- a CDS encoding WYL domain-containing protein: MNPFEKIFNYRVLSRLEDSGAFLSTSHERSWLKLMLAHPSSASAFSASTLDKLRDLLQQDETVNMHEHLSHKASSKERQVFHPLLRTLRQCIQQKQGVWLTFILKNGLISPKQSGLPYRLEYSMVKREWYLLWYSWKRRNFLSVRLSKIASISPVPVQADAYAAALEEIHGFLESRKQRAVIQVQPEYNRELSRILYAFSCFEKEVHYDGQTGTYSITLTYPGNEGEYVLSKLRFLGKRVRVTENNLLKKRMRDSALKALALYGALEPPEE, translated from the coding sequence ATGAATCCTTTTGAAAAGATTTTTAATTACAGGGTACTGTCCAGACTTGAGGATTCCGGAGCCTTTCTGTCCACTTCCCATGAACGCTCCTGGCTGAAGCTGATGCTGGCACACCCTTCATCCGCATCCGCCTTCTCTGCTTCCACTCTTGATAAGCTCCGTGATCTGCTGCAGCAGGACGAGACGGTCAATATGCATGAGCATCTGTCCCACAAGGCTTCAAGCAAAGAGCGTCAGGTCTTTCATCCGCTCCTGAGGACGCTGCGGCAATGCATCCAGCAGAAGCAAGGGGTCTGGCTGACATTCATTTTGAAAAATGGCCTGATCAGCCCCAAACAGTCCGGTCTGCCTTACCGCCTGGAATATTCCATGGTCAAACGGGAGTGGTATCTGCTCTGGTACAGCTGGAAGCGGCGTAACTTCCTGAGCGTCAGGCTGTCCAAAATAGCTTCCATCTCCCCGGTTCCGGTTCAGGCGGATGCTTATGCTGCTGCGCTGGAGGAAATCCATGGCTTTCTGGAAAGCAGGAAGCAGCGGGCCGTTATACAGGTACAGCCGGAATATAACCGGGAGCTGTCGCGGATCCTGTACGCTTTTTCCTGCTTTGAGAAAGAGGTACATTATGACGGGCAGACCGGTACCTACTCCATTACCCTAACCTATCCCGGCAACGAGGGCGAATATGTATTGTCCAAGCTCCGTTTTCTGGGCAAAAGAGTGCGAGTGACCGAAAACAACCTGCTCAAGAAGCGGATGCGTGACTCGGCCTTAAAGGCGCTCGCCCTCTACGGGGCGCTTGAGCCGCCGGAGGAATAA
- a CDS encoding WYL domain-containing protein, translating into MTDKVIRIFKIINAIQSNPGITAADLAFRCDVNIRTIYRDLDVISHFAPVANEGRGTGYRFLGNFFQYPLDFSEQEALAFSLLPSVLHEDKIPPGFHTAYDKVMGTHLKEKSKLNGVLENIAGIIQMGTPAYRKESPNFLQPIIGAILEQQSIRAIYHSQGRNAITEREIDPYYLVPRDQRFYLIGYCHLKQDIRTFRISRFQQVEATGGAFTKNGFNIKHYLKNTWSIDRGSKNIRFKVRFSPEVARYIKEEELFVHPRMSDEPGGSLLFEVTVNNAKEFMKWILQYGPDAEILEPASARLEMKQKLERWIKMYQ; encoded by the coding sequence ATGACGGACAAAGTCATACGGATTTTCAAAATCATTAACGCCATTCAGTCTAACCCCGGGATCACAGCAGCAGACTTGGCATTCAGATGTGATGTGAACATCAGGACAATTTACAGGGATCTGGATGTGATCAGCCATTTTGCGCCGGTTGCGAATGAGGGGAGAGGGACCGGGTACAGGTTCCTGGGGAATTTTTTTCAATATCCGCTTGATTTCTCGGAACAGGAAGCACTGGCCTTTTCACTGCTGCCGTCGGTGCTGCATGAGGACAAAATCCCTCCGGGCTTTCACACCGCCTACGACAAAGTAATGGGGACGCATCTGAAGGAGAAGTCGAAACTAAATGGAGTGCTTGAGAACATTGCCGGTATTATTCAAATGGGCACGCCGGCGTACCGGAAAGAGAGCCCTAATTTTCTGCAGCCGATTATAGGAGCGATTCTGGAGCAGCAGAGCATCCGGGCGATTTATCATTCACAGGGGCGCAATGCTATAACGGAACGTGAGATCGATCCGTATTATCTGGTTCCGCGTGACCAGCGCTTTTATCTGATCGGGTACTGTCATCTCAAGCAGGATATCCGTACCTTCCGGATCAGCCGGTTTCAGCAGGTGGAGGCTACGGGGGGCGCTTTTACCAAAAACGGGTTCAACATCAAGCATTATCTTAAAAATACATGGTCCATCGACCGCGGCAGTAAAAATATCAGGTTTAAGGTACGCTTTTCCCCGGAAGTGGCACGATATATTAAGGAGGAGGAGCTGTTCGTGCATCCGCGGATGAGCGATGAGCCGGGCGGCAGCCTGCTGTTTGAAGTGACCGTCAATAACGCCAAGGAATTTATGAAATGGATTCTGCAGTACGGTCCGGATGCGGAAATTCTGGAGCCGGCGTCCGCCAGACTGGAGATGAAGCAGAAGCTGGAGCGGTGGATCAAAATGTATCAGTAG
- the katA gene encoding catalase KatA: MSQSNNKLTTSWGAPVGDNQNSMTAGSRGPTLLQDVHLLEKLAHFNRERVPERVVHAKGAGAHGYFEVTQDLSQYTKAAFLSEVGKRTPMFIRFSTVAGELGSADTVRDPRGFAVKFYTEEGNYDLVGNNTPVFFIRDAIKFPDFIHTQKRHPQTHLKNPNAVWDFWSLSPESLHQVTILMSDRGIPATLRHMHGFGSHTFKWVNAEGKAVWVKYHFKTEQGVKNLDVKLAAQLAGENPDYHTEDLFNAIDKGDFPAWKLCVQIMPEEDADTYRFDPFDVTKVWSQKDYPLIEVGRMVLDRNPENYFAEVEQATFSPGSFVPGIEASPDKMLQGRLFAYADAHRYRVGANHNQLPINRPVAEVNNNQRDGAMNATRNGGGSVYYEPNSFGGAKESPQDKPAPFHVSGQADSVAYDHNDHYTQAGDLYRLLSEEERARLVENIVGAMTPVEYNEIKIRQIGHFYKADPEFGQRIAAGLGLPAPADAAQAE, encoded by the coding sequence ATGAGTCAGAGCAATAATAAACTAACCACAAGCTGGGGCGCACCCGTCGGCGACAACCAGAATTCAATGACAGCAGGCTCACGCGGACCTACTTTGCTGCAGGATGTTCATCTGCTGGAGAAGCTGGCCCATTTTAACAGAGAACGTGTTCCTGAACGGGTTGTTCATGCCAAGGGAGCTGGAGCTCATGGATATTTTGAGGTTACACAGGATTTGTCCCAATATACCAAAGCAGCCTTTTTATCTGAGGTAGGCAAGCGCACCCCAATGTTCATCCGTTTCTCGACTGTAGCAGGTGAGCTTGGTTCTGCCGATACTGTGCGTGATCCGCGCGGTTTTGCCGTTAAATTTTATACAGAGGAAGGCAATTATGATCTGGTCGGCAATAACACTCCGGTCTTCTTCATCCGCGATGCCATTAAGTTTCCGGACTTCATTCATACGCAGAAGCGCCATCCGCAGACTCACCTGAAGAACCCGAACGCGGTTTGGGATTTCTGGTCTTTATCGCCTGAATCGCTGCACCAGGTTACGATCCTGATGTCCGACCGCGGCATACCGGCAACTCTCCGTCATATGCACGGGTTCGGAAGCCATACTTTCAAGTGGGTTAATGCTGAGGGTAAAGCTGTGTGGGTGAAATATCATTTTAAAACAGAACAGGGCGTTAAAAATCTGGATGTCAAACTGGCGGCACAGCTGGCCGGAGAGAACCCGGATTACCATACAGAGGATTTGTTTAATGCGATCGATAAAGGAGATTTCCCGGCCTGGAAACTTTGTGTGCAGATAATGCCAGAAGAGGATGCCGATACGTACCGGTTCGACCCGTTCGATGTAACGAAGGTCTGGTCACAAAAAGATTACCCGCTGATCGAAGTCGGCCGCATGGTGCTGGACCGTAACCCGGAGAACTATTTTGCCGAGGTTGAGCAGGCTACCTTCTCTCCAGGTTCGTTCGTACCCGGCATTGAAGCTTCCCCCGACAAAATGCTCCAGGGCCGTCTGTTCGCTTACGCCGACGCCCACCGCTACCGGGTAGGAGCTAACCACAATCAGCTGCCAATTAACCGTCCGGTTGCCGAAGTGAACAATAACCAGCGTGACGGCGCAATGAACGCTACCCGCAATGGCGGCGGTTCTGTGTACTATGAGCCTAACAGCTTTGGCGGAGCCAAAGAGTCACCACAGGATAAGCCGGCTCCGTTCCATGTTTCCGGCCAGGCTGACAGTGTTGCTTACGATCATAATGATCACTACACCCAAGCCGGTGATCTGTACCGTCTGCTGAGTGAGGAGGAGCGCGCCCGTCTTGTGGAGAACATCGTTGGTGCTATGACACCGGTAGAATACAACGAGATCAAAATCCGCCAGATCGGGCACTTCTACAAAGCAGATCCTGAATTCGGTCAGCGTATTGCCGCCGGCCTCGGATTGCCTGCTCCAGCTGATGCTGCGCAGGCCGAATAA
- the glgP gene encoding alpha-glucan family phosphorylase, which produces MNQNKLPSVAYFSMEYGLHSDFKMYAGGLGILAGDYIKGAKDIGAPIIPIGLKWKQGYTDQKIDNNGNPYDSYHNYVYDFLEDTGVKVTVKVRKTDVVCKVWKTDKFGNNPLYLLDTDIPENSDAWITGQLYGWFGEERIAQEIVLGIGGVKAMRALEIPIDVYHFNEGHAALAAVELIREKMSGGSTFEEAWKATREEVVFTTHTPIKEGNETHPLDRLEYMGAFNGLTRAQMERIGGEPFNMTVAGLRLSRISNGVAQLHADTANKMWKEVAGRSQIIGITNAIHTPTWVDERITRAFEEDGDLWTTHKEIKNELIGFIEERSGIALNPDNLLIGFSRRAAPYKRSDLIFSQPEIIEPYLKDGKIQIVFSGKAHPLDDNGKMIVSNLVAMMKKYPKSVVFLENYDMTIGAQLTRGSDIWLNNPRRPLEASGTSGMKAAMNGVLNCSILDGWWPEACIDGENGWQIGEGFETTDFAVLDKHDSDALYDTLLNRVLPTFYDDHAKWVEMMRKSIETTRTEFATKRMLDEYYSRMYIRE; this is translated from the coding sequence GTGAACCAGAACAAATTACCGTCTGTCGCTTATTTCAGCATGGAGTATGGCCTGCATTCCGACTTCAAAATGTACGCCGGCGGCTTAGGCATTCTTGCTGGAGATTACATCAAAGGTGCAAAGGACATCGGTGCCCCCATCATCCCCATCGGGCTGAAATGGAAGCAGGGCTATACGGATCAAAAGATCGATAACAACGGCAACCCTTATGACTCATACCACAACTATGTTTACGATTTCCTTGAAGATACAGGCGTTAAGGTAACTGTAAAAGTTAGAAAAACCGATGTGGTCTGCAAAGTATGGAAAACAGATAAATTCGGCAATAACCCCCTCTACCTGCTCGATACGGACATTCCGGAGAATAGTGATGCCTGGATTACCGGCCAGCTGTACGGCTGGTTCGGTGAAGAACGGATTGCCCAGGAGATCGTGCTTGGAATCGGCGGGGTAAAAGCAATGCGTGCGCTGGAGATTCCAATCGACGTCTACCATTTCAATGAAGGCCATGCGGCCCTGGCAGCCGTTGAGCTGATCCGCGAAAAGATGTCCGGCGGCAGCACCTTTGAAGAGGCCTGGAAGGCTACGCGCGAAGAAGTGGTATTTACCACCCATACTCCGATAAAAGAAGGCAATGAAACCCATCCGCTCGACCGTCTGGAGTACATGGGTGCCTTTAACGGCCTGACCCGTGCGCAGATGGAGCGGATCGGCGGCGAGCCGTTCAACATGACTGTAGCAGGTCTGCGCCTGTCCCGGATTTCCAACGGCGTGGCCCAGCTGCATGCCGATACTGCCAATAAAATGTGGAAGGAAGTTGCCGGCAGATCGCAGATCATCGGCATTACCAATGCGATTCATACCCCAACCTGGGTGGACGAGCGGATTACGCGTGCTTTTGAGGAAGACGGCGACCTGTGGACAACACATAAGGAGATCAAGAATGAGCTGATCGGCTTTATCGAGGAGCGTTCCGGCATCGCGTTGAATCCCGACAATCTGCTAATTGGCTTCTCCCGCCGCGCGGCTCCATACAAGCGCAGTGACCTGATTTTTTCCCAGCCGGAGATCATTGAGCCTTACCTGAAGGACGGCAAAATCCAGATCGTCTTCTCCGGCAAAGCCCATCCGCTGGATGACAACGGCAAAATGATCGTTAGTAATCTCGTCGCCATGATGAAAAAATATCCGAAGAGCGTAGTTTTCCTGGAAAACTACGATATGACCATCGGCGCACAGCTGACCCGCGGCTCCGACATCTGGCTGAACAACCCACGCCGTCCGCTGGAAGCGAGCGGCACCTCCGGTATGAAAGCTGCGATGAACGGCGTGCTGAACTGCTCCATCCTCGACGGCTGGTGGCCGGAAGCCTGCATTGACGGGGAGAACGGCTGGCAGATTGGGGAAGGCTTCGAGACTACTGACTTTGCCGTGCTTGATAAGCATGACAGTGACGCGCTGTATGATACACTGCTGAACCGTGTGCTGCCTACCTTCTATGATGACCACGCAAAGTGGGTTGAAATGATGCGCAAGAGCATCGAGACCACCCGCACCGAGTTCGCCACCAAACGGATGCTGGATGAGTATTACAGCAGAATGTATATTAGGGAGTAG